One Streptomyces lincolnensis genomic region harbors:
- a CDS encoding CobW family GTP-binding protein gives MSRSRQQIPVVVLAGFLGSGKTTLLNHLLHRSGGSRIGAIVNDFGAIEIDAMAVAGALGDSTVSLGNGCLCCAVDTSELDVYLERLARPDTGIDVIVIEASGLAEPEELVRMLLASDHPGVVYGGLIEVVDAAEFDATRAMHPEIDRHLALADLVVVNKLDRSGDGGRVLGQVGELVDRAAVVPATYGRIDPEFLFDCRPSEERIGQLSFDDLHESQPQPHDAHESHDHDRRDHHSGHLHTAYDSLSFTSEVPLDPRRLMGFLDSRPEGLYRIKGYVDFGAHDPRNRYAVHAVGRFLRFYPEPWTAADARLTQLVLIGSGIDAPALGKELEACKSDAPHTADEHGMWGVLRYVQDPGEGDPEA, from the coding sequence TTGAGTCGGAGTCGGCAGCAGATCCCGGTGGTCGTCCTGGCCGGATTCCTGGGTTCCGGTAAGACCACGCTTCTGAACCATCTCCTCCATCGCAGCGGCGGCAGCCGTATCGGCGCCATCGTCAACGACTTCGGTGCCATCGAGATCGACGCGATGGCGGTCGCCGGCGCGCTCGGCGACTCCACCGTCTCCCTCGGCAACGGGTGCCTGTGCTGTGCGGTGGACACGAGTGAACTCGACGTCTATCTGGAGCGGCTGGCCCGCCCCGACACCGGCATCGACGTCATCGTCATCGAGGCCAGCGGTCTCGCCGAGCCCGAGGAACTGGTGCGCATGCTGCTCGCCAGTGACCATCCGGGTGTGGTGTACGGCGGACTGATCGAGGTCGTCGACGCCGCCGAGTTCGACGCGACCCGCGCGATGCATCCCGAGATCGACCGGCATCTCGCCCTCGCCGACCTCGTGGTGGTCAACAAGCTCGACCGTTCGGGCGACGGCGGACGTGTGCTCGGGCAGGTCGGTGAACTCGTCGACCGGGCCGCCGTCGTCCCCGCCACCTACGGCCGCATCGACCCCGAGTTCCTCTTCGACTGCCGCCCGAGCGAGGAGCGCATCGGGCAGTTGTCCTTCGACGACCTGCACGAGTCACAGCCACAGCCACACGACGCGCACGAGTCACACGATCATGACCGGCGCGACCACCACTCCGGTCACCTGCACACCGCCTACGACTCCCTCTCCTTCACCTCCGAAGTCCCCCTCGACCCGCGTCGGTTGATGGGGTTCCTCGACAGCAGGCCCGAGGGGCTCTACCGCATCAAGGGGTACGTCGACTTCGGGGCGCACGATCCGCGGAACCGGTACGCCGTCCACGCCGTCGGCCGGTTCCTCCGGTTCTACCCGGAGCCCTGGACGGCCGCCGACGCCCGCCTCACCCAGCTCGTGCTCATCGGCTCCGGCATCGACGCGCCCGCGCTCGGCAAGGAGCTGGAGGCGTGCAAGAGCGACGCCCCGCACACCGCCGACGAGCACGGTATGTGGGGCGTCCTGAGGTACGTACAGGATCCCGGCGAGGGGGACCCGGAGGCTTAG
- a CDS encoding M23 family metallopeptidase codes for MAFICATGKHRRPSRTKRTTARAASVAALTTTGVIGTLAAPALAAEPAAEQTGLIPVVTLGDSVAEQIDAQADAQKQAAEEAARKKAEEVARKKAAEKAEKEREARKAEERAARAAAERERLNRYVTPISGSYISTGYKAGGAVWSSGSHTGVDFHAASGTAVHAVGSGTVVEAGWGGSYGNNIVIRMNDGTYTQYGHLSSLAVSVGQTVTPGQQIGLSGATGNVTGAHLHFEARTSAEYGSDIDPVAYLRSHGVNV; via the coding sequence ATGGCGTTCATCTGCGCCACCGGGAAGCACCGTCGTCCCAGTCGGACGAAGCGCACCACCGCCCGGGCGGCGAGCGTCGCCGCGCTCACCACCACCGGCGTCATCGGCACCCTGGCCGCCCCCGCGCTCGCCGCCGAACCCGCCGCCGAGCAGACCGGTCTCATCCCCGTCGTCACCCTCGGCGACTCCGTCGCCGAACAGATCGACGCCCAGGCCGACGCCCAGAAGCAGGCCGCCGAGGAGGCCGCGCGCAAGAAGGCCGAGGAGGTCGCCCGCAAGAAGGCGGCCGAGAAGGCCGAGAAGGAGCGCGAGGCCCGCAAGGCCGAGGAGCGCGCCGCCCGCGCCGCCGCCGAGCGCGAGCGCCTCAACCGCTATGTCACCCCGATCTCCGGCTCGTACATCTCGACCGGCTACAAGGCCGGCGGTGCCGTCTGGTCCTCCGGCAGCCACACCGGCGTCGACTTCCACGCCGCGAGCGGCACCGCGGTCCACGCGGTCGGCTCCGGCACCGTCGTCGAGGCCGGCTGGGGAGGGTCGTACGGCAACAACATCGTGATCAGGATGAACGACGGCACCTACACCCAGTACGGCCACCTGTCGTCCCTCGCCGTCTCGGTGGGCCAGACAGTCACCCCGGGTCAGCAGATAGGCCTCTCCGGCGCCACCGGCAACGTCACCGGCGCGCACCTGCACTTCGAGGCCCGCACCAGCGCCGAGTACGGCTCGGACATCGACCCCGTCGCCTACCTCCGCTCGCACGGCGTGAACGTCTGA
- a CDS encoding M16 family metallopeptidase translates to MGHTATDQAGTGGLTATEHRLANGLRVVLSEDHLTPVAAVCLWYDVGSRHEVKGRTGLAHLFEHLMFQGSGQVKGNGHFELVQGAGGSLNGTTSFERTNYFETMPTHQLELALWLEADRMGSLLAALDDESMENQRDVVKNERRQRYDNVPYGTAFEKLTALAYPEGHPYHHTPIGSMADLDAATLEDARAFFRTYYAPNNAVLSVVGDIDPEQTLAWVEKYFGSITSHDGKPAPRDGSLPEVIGEQLREVVEEEVPARALMAAYRLPHDGTRACDAADLALTILGGGESSRIYNRLVRRDRTAVAAGFGLLRLAGAPSLGWLDVKTSGDVEVPVIEAAIDEELARFAAEGPTAEEMERAQAQLEREWLDRLGTVAGRADELCRYAVLFGDPQLALTAVGRVLDVTAEEVQEVAKARLRPDNRGVLVYEPTAPTEIAQSAEDAEGADDPESAATVEATDENEEAAK, encoded by the coding sequence ATGGGTCACACGGCCACAGACCAGGCAGGCACCGGGGGCCTGACAGCGACCGAGCACCGCCTGGCCAACGGGCTGCGGGTGGTGCTCTCCGAGGACCACCTGACCCCGGTCGCGGCGGTGTGCCTCTGGTACGACGTCGGCTCGCGCCACGAGGTCAAGGGACGTACCGGCCTGGCTCACCTTTTCGAGCACCTGATGTTCCAGGGCTCCGGACAGGTCAAGGGCAACGGCCACTTCGAGCTCGTCCAGGGCGCCGGCGGCTCGCTCAACGGCACCACCAGCTTCGAGCGCACCAACTACTTCGAGACCATGCCCACCCACCAGCTGGAGCTCGCCCTCTGGCTGGAGGCCGACCGCATGGGCTCCCTGCTCGCCGCCCTGGACGACGAGTCGATGGAGAACCAGCGGGACGTCGTCAAGAACGAGCGCCGGCAGCGCTACGACAACGTCCCCTACGGCACCGCGTTCGAGAAGCTCACCGCCCTCGCCTACCCGGAGGGCCACCCCTACCACCACACCCCGATCGGTTCGATGGCCGACCTGGACGCGGCCACCCTGGAGGACGCGCGCGCGTTCTTCCGCACGTACTACGCGCCCAACAACGCCGTGCTGTCGGTCGTCGGCGACATCGACCCGGAGCAGACGCTCGCCTGGGTCGAGAAGTACTTCGGTTCCATCACCTCCCACGACGGCAAGCCCGCGCCGCGTGACGGCTCGCTGCCCGAGGTCATCGGGGAGCAGCTCCGCGAGGTCGTGGAGGAAGAGGTCCCCGCGCGCGCGTTGATGGCTGCCTACCGGCTGCCGCACGACGGTACGCGCGCGTGCGACGCGGCCGATCTGGCGCTCACCATCCTCGGCGGCGGCGAGTCCTCCCGCATCTACAACCGGCTGGTCCGCCGCGACCGTACGGCGGTCGCGGCCGGGTTCGGTCTGCTGCGGCTGGCCGGGGCGCCCTCCCTGGGCTGGCTGGACGTGAAGACGTCCGGCGACGTCGAGGTGCCGGTCATCGAGGCCGCGATCGACGAGGAACTCGCCCGGTTCGCCGCCGAAGGCCCCACGGCCGAGGAGATGGAGCGCGCCCAGGCCCAGTTGGAGCGCGAGTGGCTGGACCGGCTCGGCACGGTCGCGGGCCGAGCCGACGAACTGTGCCGCTACGCAGTGCTGTTCGGCGACCCGCAGCTCGCCCTCACCGCCGTCGGGCGCGTCCTGGACGTGACGGCCGAGGAGGTCCAGGAGGTCGCCAAGGCCCGCCTGCGCCCCGACAACCGCGGGGTCCTCGTCTACGAGCCGACCGCCCCGACCGAGATCGCCCAGAGCGCCGAGGACGCCGAGGGCGCCGACGACCCGGAATCCGCGGCGACCGTGGAAGCCACCGACGAGAACGAGGAGGCGGCCAAGTGA
- a CDS encoding GntR family transcriptional regulator: MRIPAHSVCTAIRDDIVAGVYERGSRLTEELLARRYGVSRVPVREALRTLEAEGFVVTRRHAGACVAEPTEQEGADLLEMRLLLEPLAASRAAQRRTEAHLKVLRGLVRLGQERARRGNSDDLRSLGGWFHETLAQASGSPAMSSMLTQLRHKIAWMHTVEAPADPVESWAEHGAIVDAVARGDGDRARAITALHTERSTAAHRLRFASGPDRAERVRNSQHPVNMSGLRH, from the coding sequence ATGCGTATTCCGGCGCACTCGGTATGCACGGCGATCCGGGACGACATCGTCGCGGGTGTCTACGAGCGCGGCAGCCGGCTCACCGAGGAACTGCTCGCGCGTCGCTACGGCGTCTCGCGCGTCCCCGTCCGGGAGGCCCTGCGCACGCTGGAGGCGGAGGGCTTCGTGGTGACCCGGCGGCACGCGGGCGCGTGCGTCGCGGAACCCACCGAGCAGGAGGGCGCCGACCTGCTGGAGATGCGCCTGCTCCTGGAACCGCTCGCCGCCTCCCGGGCCGCCCAGCGGCGCACCGAGGCCCATCTGAAGGTGCTGCGGGGCCTGGTCCGGCTCGGCCAGGAGCGGGCCAGGCGCGGCAACAGCGACGACCTGCGCTCGCTGGGCGGCTGGTTCCACGAGACGCTCGCCCAGGCCTCCGGCAGCCCCGCGATGTCCTCGATGCTCACCCAGCTGCGGCACAAGATCGCCTGGATGCACACGGTGGAGGCACCGGCCGATCCCGTGGAGTCCTGGGCGGAGCACGGCGCGATCGTGGACGCGGTGGCGCGCGGCGACGGGGACCGCGCACGCGCGATCACGGCCCTGCACACCGAACGCTCGACGGCCGCGCACCGCCTGCGGTTCGCCTCCGGCCCGGACCGCGCGGAGCGTGTGAGGAACTCGCAACATCCCGTAAACATGTCCGGCCTGCGGCATTAA
- a CDS encoding DNA gyrase/topoisomerase IV subunit A has protein sequence MARRSTKTPPPDDSYEERILDIDVVDEMKGSYLEYAYSVIYSRALPDARDGLKPVHRRIVYQMNEMGLRPDRGYVKCARVVGEVMGKLHPHGDASIYDALVRMAQPFSMRVPLVDGHGNFGSLGNDDPPAAMRYTECRAAEAASLMTESIDEDTVDFAPNYDGQEQEPGALPAAFPNLLVNGASGIAVGMATNMPPHNLSEVIAAARHLIRYPNADLDALMKHIPGPDLPTGGRIVGLTGIRDAYETGRGTFKIRATVSVENVSARRKGLVVTELPFTVGPEKVIAKIKDLVGSKKLQGIADVKDLTDRAHGLRLVIEIKNGFVPEAVLEQLYKLTPMEESFGVNNVALVDGQPLTLGLKELLEVYLDHRFEVVRRRSEFRRGKKRDRLHLVEGLLTALVDIDEVIRLIRSSDNSAQAKERLIERFSLSDIQTQYILDTPLRRLTRFDRIELESEKDRLNAEIAELTRILDSDTELRKLVSAELAAVAKKFGAPRRTVLLDAAGLPTAAVPLQVADDPCRVLLSSTGLLARTANGEPFPEDSDGKRAKHDVIVSAVPATARGEIGVVTSLGRLLRVNVVDLPQLPETTAAPNLSGGAPVSEFVSLEGEETVACLTTLDESSPGLALGTEQGIVKRVVPDYPSNKEELEVITLKEGDRIVGAVELRTGEEDLVFITDDAQLLRFQASQVRPQGRPAGGVAGIKLTDGAKVISFTAVDPAVDAVVFTVAGSRGTLDDSVQTTAKLTPFDQYPRKGRATGGVRCQRFLKGEDCLSLAWAGPVPARAAQKTGTPADLPEMDPRRDGSGVSLAKTVSVVAGPV, from the coding sequence ATGGCCCGCCGCAGCACGAAGACCCCGCCGCCCGACGACTCGTACGAGGAGCGGATCCTCGACATCGACGTCGTGGACGAGATGAAGGGTTCGTACCTCGAGTACGCGTACTCGGTCATCTACTCCCGCGCCCTGCCGGACGCCCGCGACGGTCTCAAGCCGGTGCACCGCCGCATCGTCTACCAGATGAACGAGATGGGCCTGCGCCCCGACCGCGGCTATGTGAAGTGCGCCCGTGTCGTCGGCGAGGTCATGGGTAAGTTGCACCCGCACGGCGACGCGTCGATCTACGACGCCCTGGTGCGCATGGCCCAGCCGTTCTCGATGCGCGTCCCGCTGGTCGACGGCCACGGCAACTTCGGCTCCCTGGGCAACGACGACCCGCCGGCCGCCATGCGGTACACCGAGTGCCGCGCCGCCGAGGCCGCGAGCCTGATGACGGAGTCCATCGACGAGGACACGGTCGACTTCGCGCCCAACTACGACGGCCAGGAGCAGGAGCCGGGCGCGCTGCCCGCCGCCTTCCCGAACCTGCTGGTGAACGGCGCCTCCGGCATCGCGGTCGGCATGGCCACCAACATGCCGCCGCACAACCTCTCCGAGGTCATCGCGGCCGCCCGCCATCTGATCCGCTACCCGAACGCGGATCTGGACGCCCTGATGAAGCACATCCCGGGCCCCGACCTGCCCACCGGCGGCCGTATCGTCGGCCTCACCGGCATCCGGGACGCCTACGAGACGGGCCGCGGCACCTTCAAGATCCGCGCCACGGTGTCGGTGGAGAACGTCAGCGCGCGCCGCAAGGGCCTGGTCGTCACCGAACTGCCCTTCACGGTCGGCCCGGAGAAGGTGATCGCCAAGATCAAGGACCTGGTCGGCTCGAAGAAGCTCCAGGGCATCGCGGACGTCAAGGACCTCACCGACCGGGCGCACGGCCTGCGCCTGGTCATCGAGATCAAGAACGGCTTCGTACCCGAGGCCGTCCTGGAGCAGCTCTACAAGCTGACCCCGATGGAGGAGTCCTTCGGCGTCAACAACGTCGCGCTGGTGGACGGTCAGCCCCTCACCCTCGGCCTCAAGGAGCTCCTGGAGGTCTATCTCGACCACCGCTTCGAGGTCGTGCGGCGCCGCAGCGAGTTCCGCCGCGGCAAGAAGCGCGACCGGCTGCACCTGGTCGAGGGTCTGCTCACCGCCCTGGTCGACATCGACGAGGTCATCCGTCTGATCCGCTCCAGCGACAACTCCGCGCAGGCCAAGGAGCGCCTGATCGAGCGCTTCTCGCTGAGCGACATCCAGACGCAGTACATCCTGGACACGCCCCTGCGGCGCCTCACCAGGTTCGACCGCATCGAGCTGGAGTCGGAGAAGGACAGGCTCAACGCGGAGATCGCCGAGCTGACCCGGATCCTCGACTCGGACACCGAGCTGCGCAAGCTGGTCTCCGCCGAACTGGCCGCGGTGGCCAAGAAGTTCGGCGCCCCGCGGCGTACGGTCCTGCTGGACGCGGCGGGCCTGCCGACCGCGGCCGTCCCCCTCCAGGTGGCGGACGACCCGTGCCGGGTCCTGCTGTCCTCGACGGGCCTGCTGGCCCGTACGGCGAACGGCGAGCCGTTCCCGGAGGACAGCGACGGCAAGCGTGCCAAGCACGACGTGATCGTCTCGGCGGTACCGGCCACGGCACGCGGCGAGATCGGCGTGGTGACGTCCCTGGGACGCCTGCTCCGGGTGAACGTCGTGGACCTGCCCCAGCTCCCGGAGACGACGGCCGCGCCGAACCTGTCCGGTGGTGCCCCGGTGTCGGAGTTCGTCTCCCTGGAGGGCGAGGAGACGGTGGCGTGTCTGACCACGCTCGACGAGTCCTCCCCGGGCCTCGCGCTCGGCACCGAGCAGGGCATCGTCAAGCGGGTCGTCCCCGACTACCCGTCCAACAAGGAGGAGCTGGAGGTCATCACCCTCAAGGAGGGTGACCGCATCGTCGGCGCCGTCGAGCTGCGCACCGGCGAGGAGGACCTGGTCTTCATCACGGACGACGCCCAACTGCTGCGCTTCCAGGCGTCCCAGGTCAGGCCCCAGGGCCGTCCGGCCGGTGGCGTGGCCGGTATCAAGCTCACCGACGGCGCGAAGGTCATCTCCTTCACCGCGGTGGATCCGGCGGTGGACGCGGTCGTCTTCACGGTCGCGGGCTCGCGCGGCACCCTCGACGACTCCGTCCAGACGACGGCCAAGCTGACCCCGTTCGACCAGTACCCGCGCAAGGGCCGCGCCACAGGCGGCGTACGGTGCCAGCGCTTCCTGAAGGGCGAGGACTGTCTCTCCCTGGCCTGGGCGGGCCCCGTCCCCGCGCGCGCGGCCCAGAAGACCGGCACCCCGGCCGACCTCCCGGAGATGGACCCGCGCCGCGACGGCTCGGGCGTGTCCCTGGCGAAGACGGTGTCGGTGGTGGCGGGACCGGTCTAA
- a CDS encoding M16 family metallopeptidase, which yields MTELATMDFHPQPQAGEPKVWAFPAPERGTLGNGLTVLRCHRPGQQVVAVEVLLDAPLEAEPAGLDGVATIMARAFSEGTDKHDAEEFAAELERCGATLDAHADHPGVRLSLEVPVSRLTKGLGLLADALRAPAFADSEVERLVRNRLDEIPHELANPGRRAAKELSRELFPATSRMSRPRQGTEETVTAIDSTAVRGFYDKHVRPATATVVVVGDLTGIDLDALLGETLGAWTGSSAQPRPVPPVTADDTGRVVIVDRPGAVQTQLLIGRIGPDRHARVWPAQVLGTYCLGGTLTSRLDRVLREEKGYTYGVRAFGQVLRSAPDGSGAAMLAISGSVDTPNTGPALDDLWTVLRTLAAQGLTDAERDVAVQNLVGVAPLKYETAAAVAGTLADQVEQHLPDDFQATLYQQLAATGTVEATAAVVSAFPVDRLVTVLVGDAAEIKAPVEALGIGEVKVVTAE from the coding sequence GTGACCGAGCTCGCCACGATGGACTTCCACCCCCAGCCGCAGGCGGGCGAGCCCAAGGTCTGGGCCTTCCCCGCCCCCGAGCGCGGGACGCTCGGCAACGGCCTGACGGTCCTGCGCTGCCACCGCCCCGGCCAGCAGGTCGTCGCCGTCGAGGTGCTCCTGGACGCCCCCCTGGAGGCCGAACCGGCCGGCCTGGACGGCGTCGCCACGATCATGGCGCGCGCCTTCTCCGAGGGCACCGACAAGCACGACGCCGAGGAGTTCGCCGCCGAGCTGGAGCGCTGCGGTGCCACCCTCGACGCGCACGCCGACCACCCCGGTGTCCGGCTGAGCCTCGAAGTGCCCGTGTCGCGGCTGACCAAGGGCCTCGGTCTGCTCGCCGACGCCCTCAGGGCGCCCGCGTTCGCCGACAGCGAGGTCGAGCGGCTGGTCCGCAACCGCCTCGACGAGATCCCGCACGAGCTGGCCAACCCGGGCCGCCGCGCGGCCAAGGAGCTCTCCAGGGAGCTGTTCCCGGCGACCTCGCGCATGTCCCGGCCGCGCCAGGGCACCGAGGAGACGGTCACGGCCATCGACTCCACGGCCGTCCGCGGCTTCTACGACAAGCACGTCCGCCCGGCCACCGCCACCGTCGTCGTGGTCGGCGACCTCACCGGCATCGACCTCGACGCGCTGCTCGGTGAGACCCTCGGCGCCTGGACCGGCTCCTCGGCCCAGCCGCGGCCCGTGCCGCCGGTGACCGCCGACGACACCGGCCGGGTCGTCATCGTGGACCGTCCCGGAGCCGTCCAGACGCAGCTGCTGATCGGCCGTATCGGCCCGGACCGGCACGCGCGCGTGTGGCCCGCGCAGGTGCTCGGCACGTACTGCCTGGGCGGCACCCTGACCTCCCGCCTGGACCGCGTCCTGCGCGAGGAGAAGGGCTACACCTACGGCGTGCGGGCGTTCGGGCAGGTCCTGCGCTCGGCACCGGACGGCTCGGGTGCCGCGATGCTCGCCATCAGCGGCTCCGTCGACACCCCGAACACCGGCCCGGCCCTCGACGACCTGTGGACCGTGCTGCGCACGCTCGCGGCTCAGGGGCTGACCGACGCCGAGCGCGACGTCGCCGTGCAGAACCTGGTCGGCGTGGCCCCGCTGAAGTACGAGACGGCGGCCGCCGTCGCCGGCACGCTGGCCGACCAGGTCGAGCAGCACCTGCCGGACGACTTCCAGGCGACGCTGTACCAGCAGCTCGCCGCGACCGGCACCGTCGAGGCCACCGCGGCCGTCGTGAGCGCCTTCCCGGTCGACCGCCTGGTGACGGTCCTCGTCGGTGACGCGGCCGAGATCAAGGCACCCGTCGAGGCCCTCGGCATCGGCGAGGTCAAGGTCGTGACGGCTGAGTAG
- a CDS encoding HPr family phosphocarrier protein, translated as MAERRVNVGWAEGLHARPASIFVRAATAAGIPVTIAKADGNPVNAASMLAVLGLGAQGGEEIVLASDAEGADVALDRLAKLVSEGLEELPETV; from the coding sequence ATGGCTGAGCGCCGCGTCAACGTCGGCTGGGCCGAGGGCCTCCACGCCCGCCCCGCTTCCATCTTCGTCCGGGCCGCCACGGCCGCAGGTATCCCGGTGACGATCGCCAAGGCCGACGGCAACCCCGTCAACGCGGCCTCCATGCTGGCCGTTCTCGGCCTGGGCGCCCAGGGCGGCGAGGAGATCGTCCTCGCCTCCGACGCCGAGGGCGCGGACGTGGCCCTCGACCGTCTGGCGAAGCTGGTCTCCGAGGGGCTTGAGGAGCTCCCCGAGACCGTCTGA